The genomic stretch TACGATAAGGTATTACCAATGAATAGCGGAGTGGAGGCTGTAGAAACCGCCATCAAACTGGCGCGCCGCTGGGCCTATCAAGTGAAAAAGGTTAAGGCTAAAAAGGCCAAGATTATTGTCCCCGAAGGAAATTTTCACGGAAGAACTTTGTTGGCTATTTCGGCTTCTACCGACCCTTCGAGTTATGAAGGATTCGGCCCCTTTGTTCCCAATTTCGTAGTTATTCCATACAATGATTTGAAAGCGCTCGCCAAAGCACTAGAGGATAAAGACGTCGCAGGATTTTTGGTGGAACCAATTCAGGGTGAAGCCGGTGTGGTGGTGCCCGATGAAAACTATCTGACAAAGGCAAAGTACCTATGTGAAAAAGCTGGCGTACTGTTTATTGCCGATGAAGTACAGACCGGCTTAGGAAGAACCGGCAAAATGTTGGCTTGCGATTGGGAAGAAGTACGCCCCGATATTCTGATTCTGGGAAAAGCTTTAAGCGGTGGAACACTTCCCGTGTCCGCAGTACTCTGTGATGATCCGGTGATGTTGACCATTAAACCTGGCGAGCATGGCTCTACTTATGGTGGAAACCCTTTGGCTTGTAAAGTGGCAATGGCATCTCTTCAAGTAATCAAGGATGATAATCTGGTTTACAACTCGTTCTACCTCGGCAAGTATATCCGACAGGAATTATCCAAGATTAAACACCCGCTCATCAGCAATATTCGTGGCAAAGGTTTGCTCAATGCCATTGTATTGAAACCTGGAAAGAAAGACAACGGATGGGAACTTTGTGTGAAATTTATGGAGAACGGGCTTCTTGCTAAACCTACGCATGATTACATCATACGGCTGGCTCCTCCCCTGTGTATTTCAAAAGAACAGGTAGACGACAGCGTTGAGATTATCCGAAAAGGCTTTAAAGAGTTTAAAGGATAAGAATCAATTCCTTCCTGCCAGAAGATACATGACTGCCATGCGGATGGCTACCCCATTTTCAACTTGTTGTAGAATAATAGATTGCTTTGAATCGGCAACGTCACTATTCAATTCCACTCCCCTATTAATCGGTCCGGGGTGCATGATGGTGATTTCCTTCTTAATAGAATCTAATAGCTCCCGATTCACACCATAGAAAAGTGCATACTCGCGCAGAGAAGGGATATACTTAATATCCATCCGCTCTAACTGAATACGAAGAATGTTGGCCACATCGCACCACTCCAGCGCCTTGCGCAAATTTGGTTCATAGGTCACGCCCATTTCCTCTATGTACCTAGGAATGAGCGTGGGAGGCCCGCAAACTTTCACCTTTGCACCCATCTTGAGCATCAATGGAATATCTGAACCGGCAACTCTCGAATGTTTAATATCTCCGATAAGCAGAAAATTCAATCCTTTAAATTCCTTGAACTGTTCTCTTACTGAATAGCCGTCAAGCAATCCCTGTGTAGGATGTTCATGAGTGCCGTCACCGGCATTGATAATATTAGCTGAAATGTTTTGAGCCAGAAAGTTAGCCGCCCCTGAGCTAGAGTGACGAATCACCACCATATCCACTTTCATTGCCAAAATGTTTCGGACGGTGTCGAGAAGTGTCTCTCCTTTTTTTACGGATGAACCGGAAGAGGAAACATTGATAGTATCTGCGCTTAGTCTTTTCTCTGCCAATTCAAAAGAGATTCGAGTGCGGGTAGAGTCTTCAAAAAAAAGATTGGCAATAGTGATGTCGCGAAGGGAAGGGACTTTCTTAATTGGTCGCTGAAGAACCTCTTTAAAATTATCTGCGGTTTGAAAAATGAGTTCAATATCTGATTTCTGAAGGTATTTAAGTCCGGTTAAATGTTTCTGGCTCAGCGCACTCATTGAACTTTTCTTTTTTGTTTTTAATTTTTGTCTTCCACAATCCACACCTTATCTGCACCATCAGATTCCTTCCATTCTACTATAACCTTTTCTGCAGCTATGGAATCAATCACCCGGCCTACATATTTTGCCTGAATAGGCAAATGCCGGTGTAACCTCCGATCAATCAGCACCAACAACTCAACATCTTCCGGGCGACCATAATCAAGAATAGCGTCCAGTGCCGAACGAATCGTTCTCCCGGTATATAATACATCATCCACCAAAATAATGTTTCTGCCTTCCAAAGAAAATGGCACATCGGTTTCATCCGCAATCATTGGTTTTCCCTTTTTACGGAAATCGTCGCGATAGAAAGTAATATCCAGTTTGCCACAATCAATGCTCTTGACTTTCAATATCTGCAACAGCTTCTTATGGATACGGTCTGCTAGAAATACTCCTCGTGGCTGCACTCCTATGATAGAAGACGCTGAGAAATCTTTGTGTACTTCAATTAACTGATGGCAGAGACGGGTAATCGTGAGATCGAACTGCTTGCTGTCAAGAATGATGCGGGGCTGCATATTTTTTTGCATGGCAAACGTACACTTTTTAAAGGGTATAATCAAATCTCGATTAGCATTGGCGGAGAATTAAACGAGTCGTTATATAAAAAAAACGATACCGTAGAAAACTTTCATTGACAAATATGTGCATTTCCATTGGTGAATGTGCATAACATATTCTCATAGAACTGCATCAAGATAAGATTTCATTCGTATTTTTCCACTCAATTAAACCAAATTAAAAATGGCAACTAAAAAAGCGAAAGCAAAAGCGCCTGCTAAAAAAGCGGCAAAACCAACAAAAGCCGTAAAGGCAACAGTAAAACGCAAACCTAATGCTGCGTTTATGAAACCAATGACTCCTAGCCCTGCACTAGCTGCGGTTGTAGGAAGCAAAGCAATTCCTCGCACAGAAGTGACGAAGAAAGTTTGGGAATATATCAAGAAGAACAAACTTCAAGATCCTAAACAAAAAAGAAACATCCTTGCTGACCCTGCCCTTAAAGCAGTGTTCGGTGGGAAGGCAATGGTGACTATGTTTGAGATGGCAAAGCACATCAACAAGCATTTGTCATAACCAAAGCTCGTTTCTTAATAAAAATGCCTTCCAGAAATAGGAGGGCATTTTTATTTTAGTTCATCCCCAATAATTATTTTGAAAGAATCACTCGCTCTATCTGGTTGCTTCCGAATGAATAGGGCAAAGAGGCCAAAGAAGAAATTGGCTTGGTCAGCATGACATTCGCTTTTTTCCCCACCGTAATGCTTCCTAAACTTTCTTCAACCCCCATCGCATAAGCCGCGTTGAGAGTAGCCGCGTTGATCGCTTCTTCGGGTGTCATCTTCATTTGTGTGCAGGCAAGGCTAATCACCATGTTCATATTTCCCGAAGGGGCAGAGCCTGGATTATAATCCGTGCCCAGCGCAAGTGGCAATCCTGCATCCATTAGTTTTCTGGCGGGTGTAAAAGGAATATTCAAAAACATAGAACAAGCCGGCAAGGCTGTAGGCATGGTTTCTGTATTCT from Bacteroidota bacterium encodes the following:
- a CDS encoding aspartate carbamoyltransferase catalytic subunit; its protein translation is MSALSQKHLTGLKYLQKSDIELIFQTADNFKEVLQRPIKKVPSLRDITIANLFFEDSTRTRISFELAEKRLSADTINVSSSGSSVKKGETLLDTVRNILAMKVDMVVIRHSSSGAANFLAQNISANIINAGDGTHEHPTQGLLDGYSVREQFKEFKGLNFLLIGDIKHSRVAGSDIPLMLKMGAKVKVCGPPTLIPRYIEEMGVTYEPNLRKALEWCDVANILRIQLERMDIKYIPSLREYALFYGVNRELLDSIKKEITIMHPGPINRGVELNSDVADSKQSIILQQVENGVAIRMAVMYLLAGRN
- the rocD gene encoding ornithine--oxo-acid transaminase, which translates into the protein MYTETLLSKSDYLIELEEKHGAHNYHPLPVVLEKGRGVYLWDVEGKRYLDFLSAYSAVNQGHCHPLIIDVLKKQAEKLTLTSRAFHNNVLGEYEKYITEYFGYDKVLPMNSGVEAVETAIKLARRWAYQVKKVKAKKAKIIVPEGNFHGRTLLAISASTDPSSYEGFGPFVPNFVVIPYNDLKALAKALEDKDVAGFLVEPIQGEAGVVVPDENYLTKAKYLCEKAGVLFIADEVQTGLGRTGKMLACDWEEVRPDILILGKALSGGTLPVSAVLCDDPVMLTIKPGEHGSTYGGNPLACKVAMASLQVIKDDNLVYNSFYLGKYIRQELSKIKHPLISNIRGKGLLNAIVLKPGKKDNGWELCVKFMENGLLAKPTHDYIIRLAPPLCISKEQVDDSVEIIRKGFKEFKG
- the pyrR gene encoding bifunctional pyr operon transcriptional regulator/uracil phosphoribosyltransferase PyrR; translated protein: MQPRIILDSKQFDLTITRLCHQLIEVHKDFSASSIIGVQPRGVFLADRIHKKLLQILKVKSIDCGKLDITFYRDDFRKKGKPMIADETDVPFSLEGRNIILVDDVLYTGRTIRSALDAILDYGRPEDVELLVLIDRRLHRHLPIQAKYVGRVIDSIAAEKVIVEWKESDGADKVWIVEDKN